The following are encoded together in the Streptomyces sp. NBC_00341 genome:
- a CDS encoding SGNH/GDSL hydrolase family protein, producing MEMNATYTSLVAIGDSFTEGMSDRLPDGSYRGWADVLATRLATRTPGFRYANLAVRGKLIGQIVDEQVDVAADLRADVVTLVGGLNDTLRPKCDMGMVRGRLEEAVERLAPSCKKLVLMRSPGRNGPVMERFRPRMEELFSLVDDLAARHGAEVVDLYGAPVLGDPRMWDVDRLHLTAEGHRRVAEAVWQTLGMPAEDDWRTPLAAAVPPHWATRRVDDARFAREHLFPWIGRRLTGRSSGDGRSGAQFSAEHGLAFWVTPDDAVTPGPVATWRRVDAGE from the coding sequence ATGGAAATGAATGCCACCTACACCAGTCTCGTCGCGATCGGCGACTCGTTCACCGAGGGCATGTCGGACCGGCTGCCCGACGGTTCGTACCGGGGCTGGGCCGATGTCCTCGCCACCCGGCTCGCGACCCGGACTCCCGGATTCCGGTACGCCAACCTCGCCGTGCGCGGGAAGCTCATCGGCCAGATCGTCGACGAGCAGGTGGACGTCGCCGCGGACCTTCGGGCGGATGTCGTGACGCTGGTCGGCGGGCTCAATGACACCCTGCGTCCCAAGTGCGACATGGGCATGGTCCGCGGGCGGCTGGAGGAGGCCGTGGAACGCCTCGCGCCGTCGTGCAAGAAGCTGGTGCTGATGCGCAGCCCGGGGCGCAACGGACCGGTGATGGAACGGTTCCGGCCTCGGATGGAGGAGCTGTTCTCCCTGGTCGACGATCTGGCCGCCCGCCATGGCGCGGAGGTCGTCGATCTGTACGGGGCGCCGGTGCTGGGCGACCCCCGGATGTGGGACGTCGACCGGCTGCACCTGACCGCCGAGGGTCATCGCAGGGTGGCCGAGGCGGTGTGGCAGACCCTCGGCATGCCCGCGGAGGACGACTGGCGGACCCCGCTGGCCGCCGCCGTCCCGCCGCACTGGGCCACCCGGCGCGTCGATGATGCGCGCTTCGCGCGTGAGCACCTGTTCCCCTGGATAGGACGGCGCCTGACCGGCCGCTCCTCGGGGGACGGACGTTCGGGGGCGCAGTTCAGCGCCGAGCATGGACTGGCCTTCTGGGTGACCCCAGACGACGCCGTCACACCGGGCCCGGTTGCCACGTGGCGCCGCGTGGACGCGGGCGAATAG
- the bioD gene encoding dethiobiotin synthase, with protein sequence MSVLVVTGTGTEIGKTIVTAAVAAASAGRRVAVLKPAQTGLAPGEPGDVAEVVRLAGGHVTALELARFPEPLAPATAARRAGLPPVRPYEVAEAAEKLAAEHDLVLVEGAGGLLVRFDDDGATLADAARLLSAPVLVVAPAGLGTLNSTALTAEALHARGLDCLGVVVGSMPAEPDLAERCNLTDLPVAAGAPLLGVIPAGAGALPPAEFRARAGSWLAAGLGGVRPPG encoded by the coding sequence ATGAGCGTTCTGGTAGTGACGGGTACGGGCACGGAGATCGGCAAGACGATCGTGACCGCTGCTGTGGCGGCGGCCTCCGCAGGACGCCGGGTGGCCGTGCTCAAACCGGCCCAGACGGGGCTGGCACCCGGTGAGCCGGGTGACGTCGCCGAGGTCGTACGACTGGCGGGCGGCCATGTGACGGCCCTCGAACTGGCCCGATTCCCCGAACCGTTGGCGCCCGCCACCGCCGCCAGACGGGCCGGCCTCCCGCCGGTGCGCCCGTACGAGGTGGCGGAGGCGGCCGAGAAGCTGGCGGCCGAGCACGATCTCGTCCTGGTCGAGGGCGCGGGCGGGCTGCTCGTACGTTTCGACGACGACGGGGCCACCCTGGCGGACGCGGCCCGGCTGCTTTCCGCACCGGTCCTGGTGGTGGCGCCCGCCGGGCTCGGCACGCTCAACTCCACGGCGCTGACCGCGGAGGCCCTGCACGCCCGCGGACTCGACTGCCTCGGGGTGGTGGTCGGCAGCATGCCCGCGGAGCCGGATCTGGCGGAGCGCTGCAATCTCACGGATCTCCCCGTGGCCGCGGGGGCACCCCTGCTCGGCGTGATCCCGGCGGGTGCGGGGGCGCTGCCACCCGCCGAATTCCGTGCCCGGGCCGGCAGCTGGCTGGCCGCCGGACTGGGCGGGGTCCGTCCGCCGGGCTGA
- a CDS encoding class I SAM-dependent methyltransferase, translated as MRLRSAKTHRDAVHHPVFARYYARVSVAAETTAGIAPVRAELLSGLSGQVIEIGAGNGLNFAHYPPTVREVVAIEPEATLRRLAVRSALGAGVPVDVMPGTAESLPVRDGAFDAAVVSLVLCTVRDVRRSLAEIRRVLRPGGELRFFEHVRADSRGMAATQRVLDRTVWPLLTGGCHTSRDATAAIEAAGFVVEARRDIRIPESGVRLPTSACVVGVARRP; from the coding sequence ATGCGGTTGCGGAGCGCGAAGACGCACCGGGACGCGGTGCACCATCCCGTCTTCGCCCGCTATTACGCCCGGGTGAGCGTGGCCGCGGAGACCACCGCAGGCATCGCGCCGGTGCGCGCGGAACTGCTGTCCGGTCTCTCCGGTCAGGTCATCGAGATCGGGGCGGGCAACGGCCTCAACTTCGCCCACTACCCGCCCACGGTCCGCGAGGTGGTGGCGATCGAACCGGAGGCCACCCTGCGGCGGCTGGCGGTACGGTCCGCGCTCGGGGCCGGCGTTCCGGTGGATGTCATGCCTGGCACGGCGGAGTCGCTGCCGGTACGGGACGGGGCGTTCGACGCCGCCGTCGTCTCGCTGGTGCTGTGCACCGTGCGGGATGTGCGGCGGTCGCTCGCGGAGATCAGGCGGGTCCTGCGACCGGGCGGTGAGCTGCGCTTCTTCGAACACGTGCGGGCCGACAGCAGGGGTATGGCCGCCACTCAGCGGGTCCTGGACCGGACCGTGTGGCCGCTGCTCACCGGCGGTTGCCACACCTCGCGTGACGCGACGGCCGCGATCGAGGCGGCCGGATTCGTGGTGGAGGCGCGCCGGGACATCCGGATTCCCGAGAGCGGTGTCCGCCTCCCCACCTCGGCCTGCGTGGTCGGGGTGGCACGACGACCCTAA
- a CDS encoding hemolysin family protein — MTEVLLLLVAVLLSLACGAFVAAEFSLTTVERGQLERAVEQGERGASSAMKAVRSLTFQLSGAQLGITVTNLVVGMLSEPSIAKLIQGPIEAVGLSSGVSSSLALVIGTALSTVFLMVVGELVPKNWAISSPLAVAKTVATPQRVFTALFRPFISHLNNTANRIVRRFGLEPAEELATARSPQELVALARHSAKAGALEADTAELFVRTLNLAELTAENVMTPRVQVTALEVRATAEDVANATRATGLSRFPVYRGSLDTVVGVAHIKDVLAIPAEDRPRKRVGDMLREPLLVPETLTVDRLLDRLSGKLAMAVVIDEYGGTAGVVTLEDIVEEVVGEVRDEHDPHETPDLAPAGEDADGRTLWSADGAARTDQLERIGLRVPDGPYETLAGLIASEVGRIPVVGDVVEFAGWRLDVVDASGRRAARALLHAPLPGSDDVPEDGR; from the coding sequence ATGACCGAAGTGCTTCTGCTGCTCGTGGCGGTACTGCTCTCCCTTGCCTGCGGCGCCTTCGTCGCGGCGGAGTTCTCCCTGACCACCGTCGAACGGGGACAGCTCGAACGGGCTGTCGAGCAGGGTGAACGTGGCGCTTCGAGCGCCATGAAGGCGGTACGCAGCCTCACCTTCCAGCTCTCCGGGGCCCAGCTGGGCATCACCGTCACCAATCTGGTGGTCGGCATGCTCTCCGAGCCCTCGATCGCGAAACTGATCCAGGGACCGATCGAAGCCGTCGGGCTGTCTTCCGGCGTGTCGTCGTCCTTGGCGCTCGTGATCGGCACAGCCCTGTCCACCGTGTTCCTGATGGTCGTCGGTGAGCTCGTTCCGAAGAACTGGGCGATCTCCTCGCCGCTGGCGGTCGCGAAGACCGTGGCCACCCCGCAGCGGGTCTTCACCGCCCTGTTCCGGCCCTTCATCAGCCACCTCAACAACACGGCCAACCGGATCGTGCGCCGCTTCGGGCTCGAACCCGCCGAGGAGCTGGCGACGGCCCGCAGCCCTCAGGAGCTGGTGGCCCTGGCCCGGCACTCGGCCAAGGCCGGCGCACTGGAGGCGGACACCGCCGAGCTCTTCGTCCGCACCCTGAACCTCGCGGAGCTGACCGCGGAGAACGTGATGACCCCGCGGGTCCAGGTCACCGCGCTGGAGGTGCGGGCCACCGCAGAGGACGTCGCCAACGCCACCCGGGCGACCGGCCTGTCCCGGTTCCCCGTGTACCGGGGCAGCCTCGACACCGTCGTCGGCGTCGCCCACATCAAGGACGTGCTGGCGATCCCCGCCGAAGATCGGCCCCGTAAACGGGTCGGGGACATGCTGCGCGAGCCACTGCTCGTACCGGAGACGCTGACCGTGGACCGGTTGCTGGACCGGCTCTCCGGCAAGCTCGCCATGGCGGTCGTCATCGACGAGTACGGCGGCACGGCCGGCGTGGTGACGCTGGAGGACATCGTCGAGGAGGTCGTCGGCGAGGTGCGCGACGAACACGACCCGCACGAGACACCGGATCTCGCGCCTGCCGGTGAGGACGCCGACGGACGCACCCTGTGGTCGGCCGACGGCGCGGCCAGGACCGACCAGCTGGAGAGGATCGGACTGCGCGTGCCGGACGGACCGTACGAGACCCTTGCCGGGCTGATCGCCTCGGAGGTGGGCCGGATCCCCGTCGTCGGTGACGTGGTCGAGTTCGCCGGCTGGCGGCTCGACGTGGTGGACGCCTCCGGGCGCCGCGCCGCGCGGGCGCTGCTGCACGCACCGCTGCCCGGCTCGGACGATGTGCCGGAGGACGGCCGATGA
- a CDS encoding hemolysin family protein, with translation MTAVQLFIGLMTLVVNAFFVGAEFALISVRRSQIEPQAEDGNRRARSVIWGLEHVSALLAAAQLGITLCTLVLGIVAEPAIAHLLEPVFDAVGMPHGLVHPVSFVIALSVATYLHMLLGEMVPKNIALAEPVRTALLLGPPLVALARTLRPVIFAINAFANALLKLLRVETKDEVSATFSDDELARLVKDAGDAGLVDDRAAERLHHALELGRRPVRDVVLPVDRVMYTRVGTSPEELERLSSETGFSRFPVMDSEQRILGYLHVKDALDVTPRDEPFPVTAMRPIARVRASTPLDDVLTALRRSRTHLAAVVDEDDRLAGMVTMEDVLRELVGRPQAR, from the coding sequence ATGACCGCCGTACAGCTCTTCATCGGGCTGATGACCCTGGTCGTGAACGCCTTCTTCGTCGGCGCGGAGTTCGCGCTCATCTCCGTACGGCGCAGTCAGATCGAGCCGCAGGCGGAGGACGGGAACCGGCGCGCGCGCAGCGTCATCTGGGGACTCGAACACGTCTCCGCACTGCTCGCCGCCGCGCAGCTGGGCATCACGCTCTGCACCCTGGTCCTCGGTATCGTCGCGGAACCGGCCATCGCACATCTGCTGGAGCCGGTCTTCGACGCCGTGGGCATGCCGCACGGGCTGGTCCATCCGGTCTCGTTCGTAATCGCGCTGTCCGTGGCGACGTATCTGCACATGCTGCTGGGCGAGATGGTGCCGAAGAACATCGCGCTCGCCGAGCCCGTGCGGACCGCGCTGCTGCTGGGTCCGCCGCTGGTGGCGCTGGCCCGGACGCTGCGTCCGGTGATCTTCGCGATCAACGCCTTCGCCAACGCGCTGCTGAAGCTACTGCGGGTGGAGACGAAGGACGAGGTCTCCGCCACCTTCTCGGACGACGAGCTGGCCCGACTGGTGAAGGACGCCGGGGATGCCGGACTGGTCGACGACCGGGCGGCGGAGCGGCTGCACCACGCGCTGGAGCTGGGCCGCCGCCCCGTGCGCGATGTGGTGCTGCCGGTGGACCGGGTGATGTACACGAGGGTCGGTACGAGCCCCGAGGAGCTGGAGCGGCTCTCGTCGGAGACCGGGTTCTCCCGTTTCCCGGTGATGGACAGCGAGCAGCGGATCCTGGGCTACCTCCATGTGAAGGACGCCCTCGATGTCACGCCCCGCGACGAGCCGTTCCCGGTGACGGCGATGCGGCCGATCGCCCGGGTGCGGGCGTCCACTCCCTTGGACGACGTACTGACCGCGCTGCGGCGCAGCCGTACGCACCTTGCGGCGGTCGTCGACGAGGACGACCGGCTGGCCGGAATGGTGACGATGGAGGACGTGCTCCGGGAACTCGTGGGACGGCCACAGGCACGGTGA
- a CDS encoding GNAT family N-acetyltransferase, producing MKRDLAPTTTVAAPTGTERPATRAAGPADAEGIIGLRSEFVLSEPLDTEWSALCSTQLARRLSPGGDARAQVALAPDGSVVSCALGLIHPVLPAPAYPKGLAARVHALATRPGFRRRGLAREVLSALLDRLQADGVTLFELHASEAAAPLYRDLGFTADPALMRMTRLVGAAARVGPPAGRVLLPPEEYASSVPKSTGSAFIFFTDRDNRPVQLRATYSQAHPWQFPGGTMDHGERPWQTAQRECREETGLDVAGPPRLLASVFGPPGGDWPYSTTGCVFDGGRLSDAQIRSIVLDPDEHDAVRVLTLKEWEPLMPSQDFARLDAVMTARLTGTTAYFDSWGWGNS from the coding sequence ATGAAGCGCGACCTCGCCCCCACCACCACGGTGGCGGCGCCGACCGGGACCGAGCGCCCGGCCACCCGCGCGGCCGGTCCCGCCGACGCCGAGGGCATCATCGGTCTGCGGTCCGAATTCGTCCTCTCCGAGCCCCTCGACACGGAGTGGTCCGCGCTGTGCAGTACCCAGCTCGCCCGTCGCCTGTCCCCGGGAGGAGACGCCCGCGCCCAGGTCGCGCTGGCACCGGACGGGTCGGTCGTCTCCTGCGCGCTCGGCCTGATCCACCCGGTCCTCCCCGCGCCCGCCTACCCCAAGGGGCTGGCCGCCCGCGTGCACGCGCTCGCCACACGGCCGGGGTTCCGGCGCCGCGGCCTCGCCAGGGAGGTGCTGTCCGCCCTCCTCGACCGTCTCCAGGCGGACGGGGTCACACTCTTCGAACTGCACGCGAGCGAGGCGGCCGCACCGCTGTACCGGGACCTGGGATTCACCGCCGATCCCGCGCTGATGCGGATGACGCGGCTCGTGGGGGCGGCCGCCCGGGTCGGGCCACCCGCCGGCCGTGTGCTGCTCCCACCGGAGGAGTACGCCTCCTCCGTCCCCAAGTCGACCGGATCGGCCTTCATCTTCTTCACCGACCGGGACAACCGTCCGGTGCAGTTGCGTGCCACCTACTCCCAGGCGCATCCCTGGCAGTTCCCGGGCGGCACGATGGATCACGGCGAGCGGCCCTGGCAGACGGCGCAGCGCGAATGCCGCGAGGAGACCGGGCTCGACGTGGCGGGGCCGCCCCGACTGCTCGCCTCGGTCTTCGGACCGCCCGGGGGCGACTGGCCGTACTCCACAACGGGATGCGTCTTCGACGGCGGCCGACTCTCCGACGCACAGATCCGGTCCATCGTCCTGGACCCGGACGAGCATGACGCCGTGCGTGTCCTCACATTGAAGGAATGGGAGCCGCTCATGCCCTCGCAGGACTTCGCCCGCCTGGACGCCGTGATGACGGCTCGGCTGACCGGCACGACCGCGTACTTCGACTCCTGGGGCTGGGGGAACAGCTGA
- a CDS encoding cytochrome P450: protein MSTTFRSRITARFGRSYLARIQKHGIGSSTIRLLPEDLLMLLRRDGLDPVRQLATARAAAPVSKVSLPFGMDAWVVTGYEESKAVLGSAEGFSTDFAHLATNAGIAAEQSPGGLGFSDPPVHTRLRRILTPEFTMRRLRRLAPRIDAIVEERLAAMEAARGPVDLVHEFALPIPSLTICELLGVPYEDRNDFQQLAMDRFDLFGGTTAPFGAMSASLDYFRGVVRAQRAKPGDGLLGMIVREHGDSVDDEELAGLADGVLTGGFETTASTIALGSLVLLRNENVLTRLRTDDATTVPFVEEVLRYLSAVQMAFPRFARRDIEIAGVVIPRGDMVLCSLSGANRDESYVMDDGRFDPDRATPSGHLAFGHGIHRCIGAELARMELRSAYPALARRFPGMRLAVPPQDLAFRKLSIVYGIESLPVHLR from the coding sequence TTGAGTACGACGTTCCGTTCTCGTATCACCGCCAGGTTCGGCCGCAGCTACCTGGCCAGGATTCAGAAGCACGGAATCGGGTCGTCCACGATCAGGCTGCTGCCCGAGGATCTCCTGATGCTGCTGCGCAGAGACGGTCTGGACCCGGTCCGGCAACTGGCCACGGCGCGGGCCGCCGCACCGGTGTCCAAGGTCTCGCTGCCCTTCGGCATGGACGCCTGGGTGGTCACCGGATACGAGGAGTCGAAGGCCGTGCTCGGCTCCGCCGAGGGGTTCAGTACGGACTTCGCCCACCTCGCCACGAACGCCGGAATAGCCGCCGAGCAGAGTCCGGGCGGACTGGGGTTCAGCGATCCGCCCGTGCACACCCGGCTGCGCCGCATCCTCACCCCTGAGTTCACGATGCGCCGGCTCCGCCGACTCGCTCCGAGGATCGATGCCATCGTCGAGGAGCGCCTGGCGGCGATGGAGGCCGCGCGGGGCCCGGTGGACCTGGTGCACGAGTTTGCGCTGCCCATCCCCTCGCTCACCATCTGCGAACTGCTCGGCGTCCCGTACGAGGACCGCAACGACTTCCAGCAGCTGGCCATGGACCGTTTCGACCTCTTCGGCGGAACGACCGCACCCTTCGGTGCCATGTCCGCATCACTGGACTACTTCAGGGGGGTCGTCAGGGCGCAGCGCGCGAAGCCCGGCGACGGTCTGCTCGGGATGATCGTGCGGGAGCACGGCGACAGCGTCGACGACGAGGAGCTCGCGGGCCTCGCCGACGGCGTACTCACCGGCGGGTTCGAGACCACGGCCAGCACGATCGCGCTCGGCTCGCTCGTCCTGCTGCGGAACGAGAACGTGCTCACCCGGCTGCGTACGGACGACGCCACGACCGTGCCGTTCGTCGAGGAGGTGCTGCGCTACCTCTCCGCCGTGCAGATGGCCTTCCCCCGGTTCGCCCGCCGGGACATCGAGATAGCCGGGGTCGTCATTCCGCGCGGGGACATGGTCCTGTGCTCCCTGAGCGGCGCCAACCGGGACGAGTCCTACGTCATGGACGACGGCCGCTTCGACCCCGACCGCGCCACCCCCTCGGGGCACCTCGCCTTCGGCCACGGCATCCACCGCTGCATCGGCGCCGAGCTGGCCCGGATGGAGCTGCGGTCGGCCTACCCGGCGCTGGCCCGGCGGTTTCCCGGGATGCGGCTCGCCGTGCCGCCGCAGGATCTCGCCTTCCGCAAGCTGTCGATCGTCTACGGCATCGAGTCGCTGCCGGTGCACCTACGCTGA
- a CDS encoding ABC transporter ATP-binding protein, with the protein MRYVDLTGSREAAGRSIRMRDMARRLPQLVRRSLALAHRVDRRATIGLLLCQTAAGVMQALGLIAISGTLTALLTGGDVYHRLLQAWPSVALLAIASGVRALLGITVSWLSSRLSPLMSREAEQMLLTGCATVELSAYDDPDFNRDREAADRGAQVTGDLINEGQDLIASTASFLAGAAVLAGVNWTLLPLLVAASLPQALAQVSAARVRYLANLRSNGDNRMLSVLRWHIFTREAADQIRAGTMAAFLSGRYRQTVARINREDRTAADKGARMSLLGALCGGLGSAVVWAAVVWLLATGRISVGHAGTAVFALQTVGQSVRGLVAVGARAVRTGLYMDDWSRFLDLAGGYAMRRGEHRPEPPNEIEIRSVSHRYAGKDQDALSDVSLTLRRGEVTALVGFNGSGKSTLSKLVSGLYLPTGGQVLWDGVPTDDADPQALWQQVALVPQDYAHWPLTVRENVTQGQPTARGDAAVREACDAADADEVIDKLGAGLDTLLAREWLNGEELSGGQWQRIALARAFFREAGLLVLDEPTANLDPRAEYRIFQRLRDLARDRVVLLVTHRITNVAVADRIVVLDGGRVVQEGTYKALAEQDGLFKQLLSYQVTSEANDDTYETPA; encoded by the coding sequence ATGCGGTACGTGGACCTGACGGGCAGCCGGGAGGCGGCCGGGCGGTCCATCCGGATGCGCGACATGGCCCGCCGCCTGCCCCAGCTGGTCCGGCGGTCCCTCGCTCTCGCCCACCGCGTCGACCGACGGGCCACCATCGGCCTTCTGCTGTGCCAGACGGCGGCCGGCGTGATGCAGGCGCTGGGCCTGATCGCGATCAGCGGCACCCTCACCGCGCTGCTGACCGGCGGAGACGTCTACCACCGGCTCCTACAGGCATGGCCGTCCGTGGCCCTGCTGGCCATCGCGTCCGGGGTACGGGCCCTGTTGGGGATCACCGTCAGCTGGCTCTCCTCCCGGCTGAGCCCCCTCATGTCGCGCGAAGCCGAGCAGATGCTGCTCACCGGCTGCGCCACGGTGGAGCTCTCGGCCTACGACGACCCCGACTTCAACCGCGACCGCGAGGCCGCCGACCGCGGAGCGCAGGTCACCGGCGACCTGATCAACGAGGGTCAGGACCTGATCGCCTCGACCGCGTCCTTCCTCGCCGGTGCCGCCGTGCTCGCCGGGGTGAACTGGACGCTCCTCCCCCTCCTGGTCGCGGCCAGCCTGCCGCAGGCACTCGCGCAGGTCAGCGCCGCCCGGGTCCGTTACCTGGCGAACCTCCGCAGCAACGGCGACAACCGCATGCTGTCGGTCCTGCGCTGGCACATCTTCACCAGGGAAGCCGCCGACCAGATCCGGGCCGGCACGATGGCCGCCTTCCTTTCCGGCCGGTACCGGCAGACCGTCGCCCGGATCAACCGCGAGGACCGCACCGCGGCCGACAAGGGCGCCCGCATGTCGCTGCTCGGCGCGCTCTGCGGCGGCCTCGGCTCTGCCGTCGTGTGGGCGGCGGTGGTGTGGCTGCTGGCCACCGGCCGCATCAGCGTCGGGCACGCCGGGACGGCCGTCTTCGCACTGCAGACGGTGGGCCAGTCGGTGCGCGGACTGGTCGCCGTCGGAGCCAGGGCCGTGCGGACGGGCCTGTACATGGATGACTGGTCACGCTTCCTCGACCTCGCCGGCGGGTACGCCATGCGCCGTGGCGAGCACCGGCCGGAGCCGCCGAACGAGATCGAGATCAGGTCGGTCTCGCACCGCTACGCCGGAAAGGACCAGGACGCGCTGTCCGACGTCTCGCTCACCCTGCGCCGCGGCGAGGTCACCGCACTGGTCGGCTTCAACGGCTCGGGAAAGTCGACCCTGTCGAAGCTGGTCAGCGGTCTGTACCTGCCCACGGGCGGGCAGGTGCTGTGGGACGGCGTCCCCACCGACGACGCCGATCCACAGGCTCTCTGGCAGCAGGTGGCCCTGGTGCCGCAGGACTACGCGCACTGGCCGCTGACGGTCCGGGAGAACGTGACCCAGGGACAGCCCACGGCCCGGGGCGACGCAGCGGTCCGCGAAGCGTGCGACGCCGCCGATGCCGACGAGGTCATCGACAAGCTGGGCGCCGGCCTGGACACCCTCCTGGCCCGCGAGTGGCTGAACGGTGAGGAACTGAGCGGCGGCCAGTGGCAGCGCATCGCCCTCGCACGGGCGTTCTTCCGCGAGGCCGGGCTCCTGGTCCTCGACGAGCCGACCGCCAACCTCGATCCTCGCGCCGAGTACCGGATCTTCCAGCGGCTGCGGGACCTGGCCCGGGACCGGGTCGTACTGCTGGTGACCCACCGAATCACGAACGTGGCCGTCGCCGACCGGATCGTGGTCCTCGACGGCGGCAGGGTCGTACAGGAGGGCACGTACAAAGCTCTTGCCGAACAAGACGGCCTGTTCAAGCAGTTGCTGTCCTACCAGGTCACCTCAGAGGCGAACGACGACACATACGAAACCCCCGCATGA